The sequence tccccccaaaatcctcccaacccttgcaccccacttcctggggaaggtttggtaaaaatcctcaccaatgtgcataggtgaccacagacccaaacccttggatcttagaacaatgaaaaagcattcagttttcttgcaagaagacttttaatagaagtaaaggaatcacctctataaaatcaggatggtagataccttacagggtaattagattcaaaacatagagaatccctctaggcaaaaccttaagttacaaaaaagacacacagacaggaatagtcattctattcagcacagttattttctcagccatttaaagaaatcataatctaacacatacctagctagattacttactaaaagttctaagactccattcctgttctgtccccggcaaaagcagcataaagATAGACACAGACCCTTGGTTTTTCGCCCTCCTCcctgcttttgaaagtatcttgtctcctcgttagtcattttggtcaggtgccagcaaggttacctttagcttcttaaccctttacaggtgagaggatttttcctctggccaggagggattttaaaggggtttacccttccctttatatttatgacacccccgaCCCCCACTTCCTCCAGGCAGCTATTGCCTGCCTCTGCTgatgtttctctccctcctgcgaGTCCCCCTCGCTGAGCCTGCGTCTCCCTGGCGCCTTTGCTCACCACCCAGCTGGGGCAATCCCCTCCTGCGCCTGGGGCTGCAGACGGGGACTTGCCCCGGCCCTATTCACCACACAGAGCCCAGCTGTCTCATCATCAGACAAACTGGAGTTTGTGATGAAAGCTTATTAAAACCAAATTCACCACACAtcgggttcttccagccccaggggcccagccaCGTACCCAGGTCAACGGATACTTCATATCATAAATAAAAAACCATGCCgatagccaatcctttagtaagcGAAGTCGAGAGGTTtgttaactaagaaaaagaaatgagagttattaaAAGGTTAAACAGATAAACGACATTACCATTGAATTATATAGCATGTAGTCCAAAAGAGAGCAGGGATGTTAAATCTGCTGGTTTTCTGTAAATCTTTCTGGATTGCCCAAGTAGTTTGGGGGGGCCTCAGTCCTTTTGTTCAAACTTCCCTTGTTAGAATTCATCAGTCCAGAGATGGGCTAggaaagaggtggggaggagCCTTTGTTCTCTCCTTTTATATCTTGACCCTTTGGGCTGGAAAAATACTGGCTGTCTCATGGGGCACGCATCTCCAtggcacacaggaaaaaaaaaccacacctcaGTACCCTATGTTGTGGACCTCCACCTGGCGCTGGCCAAGATGACCATCCACCATACCAGAAGGAGGGAGCTGGACAGGAAGGTGCTCTGGAACTATGAGGCCTACTTCCAATCCTCCCTTAAATCACATCTCCAGGCAGAGCTCCTCAGGGCCatgtccactggctccctggatggctttgaggagcagtgggcactgtccgggatTCCTTGCTCAGTGCCCCCCTCTGAATCCTTGTTTTTGAAACTGTGACTTTCACTCACGTCCctctatttttaatttgttgtcCCTTAAAATAATTTCTGACCTGGGTTCAGTAGCTCCGCCCTTTCGGAAAGCCCCCATCCCCGGTACCCCCCACCAGAGCAAATGCTCAGGCATGAAATCCCCGCCCATGAAACCTGTTGTCTGCTTCTCACTCATCCACTGCCTCAGAACCTGCAGGACAGCAACATTCCATCCAGTGGCTTCGGAACCCTCAGGAACCCAAGATTCTGCCCAGCTGCCACAGAACCTTCAGGGCAGGGCTCCAACGTTCCATCCAGCTGCACTGTCCTTGGGCTAAGGGATCCCTGGGGGACTGCGTCCATTGGGGCGGGAACATCCATCGGGCTGAGGCCTTGGATGAGATCCCGGCCGGGGCTCCCCTCCACAAGGGCTGGCTGGCCGCCAGTGCCCCCCTGGGTGGCGGCCAAGCATGCCGGGGCAGCTCGCTAATGCCTCGGCTATCGCTATTTCCCACCCTCGCCAGAGCCTTGCGCCGAGCGTGTGGGCAGGGAAGGGTTAATCCGAACTCCGCCCTTTCCCGGGGCACGTGGTGCCATAACGGGGCTGTGATAGGGCAGGTcgggagcagggtgggagcgCAGCAGcgccccggacgcctgggttccgaGCGTGGCTCGCAGCGCCGTGAGGGGGCGAGTCCCAGTCTGCAGCCCGCGGGCCCCGGGAGggctcggcccggcccggccgggcGGTGAGTGGGGGCGCCGGGGGGAGGCCGAGGCAGGAAATCGCTGCCTGGAGGAAGTGgtggcaggggcggggggctcggaGCCGAAACGCGGCTGGGACCGgagagacccccccgcccccagccagctCTGGAGCAGCGCGGGGGGGTCGGTGGCCCTGAGCCCAGCAGGGCCCCCCCAGCCGAGCCCGCCCTGGGGCAGCCGTCGCAGGGGGGTTTCTAGATCAGCTGTGCGGCGCTTTCCTCCTGCCCCGAAGGTGAGAACAAAGGAGGGGATCCCCGTCAGGCCGGGACTTGGAGCCCGGAGCCGCGCAGCCCCTCGCGGGGAGACCCCAAAGCCCTGAGCCGGGAGAGACACCAGCCTGGCGCAGCGCGGGGCTGGTCGGCAGCAGAGaggaaaccccccgccccccaatcccCGCGTAGAGACCACCCCTGTCCTCATGGAAGAAAATCCCCATAAATGTTCTGACTGCAGGAAAAGCTTTAAGCAGAGCTCGACCCTGAGGAGGCACCAGCGAACCCACACGGGGGAGCGACCCTACAAATGCCCCCAGTGCGGGAAGAGCTTTGCCGACAGCTCCAACCTCCTTCGCCATCAGAGGAGCCACACGGGGGAGCGACCCTACACGTGTGCccagtgtgggaagagcttcGGGCACAGCGCGACCCTGATGAAGCATTCCAGGACCCACACGGGCGAGAGGCCCTACAGGTGTGAtgagtgtgggaagagcttctCGGAGAGCTCCAAGCTCCTAGAGCACGAGAGGATCCACACAGGCTTGAAACCCTACAAATGCCCTATCTGTGGGAAAGTGTTCTGCCACAGCTCCTCGCTGACCAATCATCAGCGGGTCCACACAGgtgagagaccctataaatgccccGAGTGCGAGAAGACTTTTGGCCGCCGCTCCATGCTCATTCGACACATgaggatccacacaggggaaCGACCTTACAAATGCCTCCAGTGCGGGAAGGCCTTTGCCGTTCTCTCAGTCCTGATCCAGCATGAGcggatccacacaggggagaaaccccACAAATGCTCCCACTGCGGGAAGTGTTTCAGCGATCCCTCTGTCCTGACCCGGCATGAGCGCATCCACACAGGCGAGCGACCCTACAAGTGTGTCCATTGCGGGAAGGGCTTTAGTCAGAGCTCCACCCATGCCCAGCATCTGAGAacccacaccggggagcggccctatAGATGTGAtgagtgtgggaagagcttcagtgTGAGTTCCAGCCTTGTTGTCcaccagaggatccacacaggagagagaccctataaatgtcCCCACTGTGGGAAGAGCTTTAGTGGCTGGCCAAATTTTAGCAGGCATCTGAGGACCCACGCCCAGGAGTAAACCTGACAGGTGACCCAATTCTGGGAGATGCTACTGTGATCACTCTGGGCTCTTTAGACAGAGAACCCATGCAGTGGAGAGACGCTATAAATGCCCCAACTGTAGCCAGAGCTTTTGTCTCAGCTCGGAGCTTAGTAGGTACCAGAGAATGCACGTGGGGGGCTACCTATAAACGCCCCAACTGATGGAAGAGCTTTAATCCCAGGATGTACCTTGTTATTCATCAGAAGATCCACAGCAGAGACAGGCCTGAGAAATAAATGTGGAGGTAAGCGTCATTCAGAGCTCAGAACAGGACTTCTGgtatggcggaggagtggggccTCCGAGTGGGGCGGATAGTGAGTTTCTTTTCTACCTCTTATTTTTTGGAAGAGCCATTGTGTTGATCTTGTGCAATCTGAGTCAATAAAAATTCAACTGGAACGTGAAGTTGTTTTCTTTTCTGGTAGAATGTCACttttcttcacaaaaagaaaaggagtacttgtggcaccttagagactaaccaatttattagagcataagctttcgtgagctacagctcacttcgtcagatgcatatcgtggaaactgcagcagactttatatatacagagagaatatgaaccaatacctcctcccaccccactgtcctgctggtaatagcttatctaaagtgatcatcaggtgggccatttccagcacaaatccaggttttctcaccctccacccccccacacaaattcactctcctgaatttgtgtggtggggtggagggtgagaaaacctggatttgtgctggaaatggcccacctgatgatcactttagataagctattaccagcaggacagtggggtgggaggaggtattggttcatattctctctgtgtatatataaagtctgctgcagtttccacgatatgcatctgacgaagtgagctgtagctcacgaaagcttatgctctaataaattggttagtctctaaggtgccacaagtactccttttctttttgcgaatacagactaacacggctgttactctgaaacttttcttcaCACTATCATAAAGGGGGGGGAGAATCAAGTGTGTCCATGAGGCCAGTCTTGTCCCCTTGGGGGTCAGTTTCTGTGTACCATCGCTCAGAACCATATGGGGTTAGCAGTGCCCTAGAAttgcctggtctacgctacagagttaggtcgatgcgAGGCAGCTTGCGTCTACTTAGCTTTGTAAGCGTCTGTGCTAAAACgtagctcccactgacttaactccacctccccgagaggcataGTGCTTAGGTTGATGTCGTTAGgttgacacagtgtcagtgtagacactgaatGCTTACctcaactgttgctgcctttcagaaaccatCCCCCAATGCCTGACCCTggcagttaaattggtgcaagcaaCTCTAGTGAGGATGTGCACAGTTGACGCAAGAAGCATAGTGTAGACATGTAAAAGCGATTCAGTTACTGCACTGGCTGTACGTCTACTTAACTTGGGTCggcctaattttgtagtgtagatttgCCCTGTGTCAAACATCCCACACTGCCACCCCCTTCTGCCAGGTCCCAGTCCGGATCCAATGCACAAATGTCTTCATTAAGGTACAGGCTGGGAGAGGAACGGGGTGTCTTACTACAGGGAAAGATCAAATACACACATGAGGGAATCCCCTTCGCTATTCCTTGTAGATCCAGCGCTTCTTTACAGCTGGGATTTTGGGTACTTAACTCCCTGagggtcctttgaaaatcccagtatgCATCACCACCTCTAAGAAACAGCAGGTGGAAAATTTAAAGATAATCCTCAGGAGACATTATTCCCTCATGAAAGGGGATCTGTTACCTGTACAGCGTGTTCTTTCAGGCTTATTGCATCACAGTACATAAacgaacacacacaccccattcagATGTTGCAACCAG comes from Lepidochelys kempii isolate rLepKem1 chromosome 6, rLepKem1.hap2, whole genome shotgun sequence and encodes:
- the LOC140912376 gene encoding uncharacterized protein translates to MEENPHKCSDCRKSFKQSSTLRRHQRTHTGERPYKCPQCGKSFADSSNLLRHQRSHTGERPYTCAQCGKSFGHSATLMKHSRTHTGERPYRCDECGKSFSESSKLLEHERIHTGLKPYKCPICGKVFCHSSSLTNHQRVHTGERPYKCPECEKTFGRRSMLIRHMRIHTGERPYKCLQCGKAFAVLSVLIQHERIHTGEKPHKCSHCGKCFSDPSVLTRHERIHTGERPYKCVHCGKGFSQSSTHAQHLRTHTGERPYRCDECGKSFSVSSSLVVHQRIHTGERPYKCPHCGKSFSGWPNFSRHLRTHAQE